The Sporosarcina sp. 6E9 genome segment ATTCAATATTTTTGGCGGCGTATCGCAGTGAAGGAGCGAGCGCACTGCATATTCATTGGCATCGCCTTGCCAAATGACGTTGACGCTGCCCATTGTTAGATCAATTGGTCTTTCATCAATAACATGCTTCGCAATTTCCAATAAAACACCGTATCTCATATCAATCGCATAATTCAATCGAAAAAGTAACAAAGGCGTGTTATTCGTATAAGAAAAGTTTGAAAGGACGCGTTCTCTTCCCAAACAAGATTGCGCATACTCACCGATCGGACTTGGCGTTGTCTCTTCTGAACAATTACCATTCACAACATTCGTCAGCGGATAAATATTTCCTGACGAAAACGCAACTATTCTAGAGTCTTTAAATTTATCAGCGATTCTTCCCGGCAAATAAGCATTCATCGCCCATGTGAAATGTTCATTACCCGATGTTCCGAATTTGTTTCCCGCCATGAAAATAATATTTTTCACATCGGGCATCTTTTGCAACTGGTCGTCATCTAGTAAATCCACAGCAATCGTTTCAATTCCGAAAGCTTCTAATTCTTCTTTTAAACTTCCCGAAGAAAAACGAGAAGCACCGATTACCTTTTTATTAAGACCGCCTAATTCTATTGCTCGTTTCGTCATTTTTGCCAAAGTGGGACCCATTTTCCCCCCAACACCTAAGATTAGAATATCTCCATCTAGCTGTTTAAGATCGTTAATTAGATCATCTGATGGTCTAGTCATAAATTCCTCTAGCTCTGTTAGCGTATTCATTCCATCACTCCTCAAGTTATCATTAATCTGAATATACACAATTGACTTATAACATAATTCTAGTTACACTCTTATTAAAAGACAAGTCTTTATTAGGTCTTTTAATACAGGAGGGAAATTCATTGCCGGAAAATAAGATTGTAAATGACACTTCAGAAATTAATATTGGCATCATCACACCTCAAGCACTTGTTAATCGCACGCAAGAAACATTAAAGAACTTCCCGAATTTCAAACCTATATTTCGTGTAATCGACAGCGAGACGGTTATCCCAGATATCACTCAAGAGTTGATGAATGATGTTGAAGTTTTAATCTTTACGGAATACAATGCCTATAAAAGCGTGAAAAAAGCAATCAATTTTACCATACCGGTGCACCATATGCCGTTGATGGGTACTGGCCTTTATCGATCTTTATCCATAATTAAAAGCGGGTATAGTTTACAATGTTTATCCATCGATACGGTCGAAGAAAAATATGTTGAACAAATCCTCTTGGAACTTGAAGAAGATAATTACGAAATCTTTGCTTGTAAAGGATCCTCGCAAGTTGACGAAGTTGTTCAATTTCATATAGTCAACTACAAGTCATTTAGAGCGGTCGCTTTGACAGGTATTCAGGAGGTCTCCATTCGTCTTTCTGAACTTGAAATACCAAATGAATGGGTTACACCTACACAACAGGACATGACTGTCTCACTCGAAAGAGCTCTATTGGCAACGAATACGCGTAGAAATAAAGAATCTCAAATTGTTTTCGGTTTGGTTAATATCGATAATTTCAAAGGCGTGGTAGAAAGATATGCATCTGAATATGACGTTCAATTATTAAAACTGAATGTCCACCAAATGCTACTTGATTACACTAAATTATTAGATGGCCACCTTATCAATCTAGGCGGCGAAGAATACTCATTCATAACTACACGCGGTATTTTTGAGCGTGAAACAAGGGGCTATAAATTCATTCCCTTGCTGCAAGAAATTAAAAATGAACTTGGTATCACAATTAGCCTGGGTGTTGGTTTCGGTCTCACTGCTGCCGAAGCCGGAAATCATGCACGCCTCGCACTCCGTCAATCAAAAGAATTAGGCGGAAATGTTTGCTATATTGTTCGTGAAGATCGAAGCGTTCTTGGACCTGTCGATATCACGACGCATAAACAATATGAACGCTATAATTTAGCAATCACAGACCCCTACCTATTGGATAAAGCCCAAAAAGCGGGAATGTCAGCTGCTTATATGACTAAACTGATGGCACGCGTTTCACGCCAGAAGAAAATCAACTACACTGCACCAGAGTTGGCATCTACTCTGAACGTAACACTCAGGAGCGCTAATAGAATTCTATTAAAATGGACGGACGCGGAATTAGTGGAAATAATAGGCGAAGAAAAAGTTACCCACAAAGGCAGACCACGTCGTATTTATCGATTATGTTTTATCGAGGAAGACAATCAGCTGTAAAAAAGGGCCGTGTATTCAATCTCACGGCCCTACTTTTATCGTTTTACCAGATACAACGCTTTGATTGGCCGCCTCTATAAAACCAATAACTTCCTTCGTTTCATTTAAAGGTACTAATGAAGATCCAGTAATAAAAAACGCCATGATTTCTTCAACCAAACTCGCATAAAATGATTTTCGAGTTGGGCAAACTTCGAAATATTCTTTGCCGTTTTCAAAGTGAATCAAAGCACCAAATTGAGAATTTCCTTCCCTAATTCCTCTAGCCGTGCCGATCTTCCCATTTTTCCACGTACCAACCATGACATCATGTTCCTTTTCCGCAATAGACGTGACTGATCCAACACCAGGTCCTAGGATGGCGAATAGCATTTCAGCTAAATGAATGCCGTACCAAAAGTATCCGGAACCCCCGTCAACCATCTCCATCGGCCCAAAACAATCAGCCCCTATGACAGCCCCTTTATCCGTTACACTATGAATATCCGTTATCCCCTCAGCAAACCGCAGTGCAGATGAACTCATTAGTGGCGTTCCATAGTCAGTTGCCAATTGAATCATTTCCTCAGCCATATCTGTATTAATACTGAAAGGTTTATCTATAAATATAGGTTTTCGATATTCCACGATTTCACGTAGTTGTTCTAGATGCGTAGCGCCGTCTATTGATTCGAGCATAATTGCGTCACATTGCTCGGCCATTTCTTTAATCGTATGCACAATTTTTATGCCGAAATCATTCTGAAGTTGTTCCGTAAACTTTTCGATTCTAGATTTACTTAACGCAAAGTTTTCCGATCCGCCGGGATAAGCAGCAATTACCCTTCCACCTGGTACATAGTTTAATCCATTGGTGTCATTTAAAAGCTTCGTGAATTCGACAACGTGAGACGTATCTAATCCGATGAGTCCTATCTTGATTGTCCGGATGAAAGTCACTCCCCTGTTAACCAGTATTTATTTCAAACCTGACATTTGTATACCTTCTGTAAAATATCGCTGGAAAAATAAGAATATAAGGAATGTCGGTATAAAGGATACGGTGGAGCCTGCCATTTCAATTCCAAAATTCCCTTCCTTCCCAAGCATTGAAGCTAAACCAAGCGTTACTGGAAACATCTTCTCTTGTGTTAAATAGATTAATGGCTGAAATAAATCATTCCAGTTTGAGATGAATGAAAAAGTTCCAACCGTCGCAACTACCGGGACAGAAAGTGGAAGAATAACTTTCATAAATATTTGTATATCATTCGCG includes the following:
- a CDS encoding Gfo/Idh/MocA family protein — protein: MTFIRTIKIGLIGLDTSHVVEFTKLLNDTNGLNYVPGGRVIAAYPGGSENFALSKSRIEKFTEQLQNDFGIKIVHTIKEMAEQCDAIMLESIDGATHLEQLREIVEYRKPIFIDKPFSINTDMAEEMIQLATDYGTPLMSSSALRFAEGITDIHSVTDKGAVIGADCFGPMEMVDGGSGYFWYGIHLAEMLFAILGPGVGSVTSIAEKEHDVMVGTWKNGKIGTARGIREGNSQFGALIHFENGKEYFEVCPTRKSFYASLVEEIMAFFITGSSLVPLNETKEVIGFIEAANQSVVSGKTIKVGP
- a CDS encoding NAD(P)-dependent oxidoreductase; the protein is MNTLTELEEFMTRPSDDLINDLKQLDGDILILGVGGKMGPTLAKMTKRAIELGGLNKKVIGASRFSSGSLKEELEAFGIETIAVDLLDDDQLQKMPDVKNIIFMAGNKFGTSGNEHFTWAMNAYLPGRIADKFKDSRIVAFSSGNIYPLTNVVNGNCSEETTPSPIGEYAQSCLGRERVLSNFSYTNNTPLLLFRLNYAIDMRYGVLLEIAKHVIDERPIDLTMGSVNVIWQGDANEYAVRSLLHCDTPPKILNVTGPETISVRWLAKEFGVRFNKTPLFENAEQETALLNNASKAHQLFGYPRVSLQEMIDMTADWLLNDGEMYDKPTHFQERKGEF